A section of the Neofelis nebulosa isolate mNeoNeb1 chromosome 12, mNeoNeb1.pri, whole genome shotgun sequence genome encodes:
- the SLC31A1 gene encoding high affinity copper uptake protein 1: protein MADNSTTVPPHHHHHPTTSAHHSHGGGMDGMMMSMTFYFGFKNVELLFSGLVINTAGEMAGAFVAVFLLAMFYEGLKIARESLLRKSQVSIRYNSMPVPGPNGTILMETHKTVGQQMLSFPHLLQTVLHIIQVVISYFLMLIFMTYNGYLCIAVAAGAGTGYFLFSWKKAVVVDITEHCH, encoded by the exons ATGGCTGACAACAGTACAACGGTgcctcctcaccaccaccaccacccgaCTACTTCGGCCCACCACTCTCATGGCGGGGGAATGGACGGTATGATGATG TCTATGACCTTCTACTTTGGCTTTAAGAATGTGGAACTGTTATTTTCTGGTTTGGTGATCAATACAGCTGGAG AAATGGCGGGAGCTTTCGTGGCAGTGTTTTTACTAGCAATGTTTTATGAAGGACTCAAGATAGCCCGAGAGAGCCTACTGCGTAAGTCACAAGTCAGCATCCGCTACAATTCCATGCCTGTCCCAGGACCAAATGGAACCATCCTTATGGAGACACACAAAACTGTTGG GCAACAGATGCTGAGCTTTCCCCACCTCCTGCAGACAGTGCTGCATATCATCCAAGTGGTCATCAGCTACTTCCTCATGCTCATCTTCATGACCTACAACGGGTACCTCTGCATTGCAGTAGCAGCGGGGGCTGGCACAGGATACTTTCTCTTCAGCTGGAAGAAGGCAGTGGTGGTGGACATCACAGAGCATTGCCATTAG